The sequence below is a genomic window from Paracoccus sp. MA.
TTCACCGATGCCGACCTGATGGTGCATGTCGATTTCAAGGCGCTGACCGGCAGGCAGGTCATGGTCTATGGCCAGACCGAGGTCACGCATGACCTCTACGACGCGCAGGACGCCATGGGCACGACCATCCTGCACGGCGTCGAGGATGTGCGCATCCTCGACCTCGACGGGCCGCAGGCGGCGGTGGAATACACGCAGGGCGGCCGGCGCCACCGCCTGAGCTGCGCCTATGTCGCGGGCTGCGACGGCTTTCACGGCGTCTCGCGCAGGACCATCCCCGAGGATCGGCGCCGCGAATTCGAGCGGGTCTATCCCTTCGGCTGGCTGGGCATCCTGTCGCGCACGCCGCCGGTCGCCGACGAGCTGATCTATGCCAATTCGCCGCATGGCTTCGCGCTGGCCTCGATGCGCAACCACAATCTCGTGCGCTATTACGTGCAGGTGCCGCTGAGCGACCGGGTCGAGGACTGGCCCGACGACCGCTTCTGGGCCGCGTTCCGCCGCCGCATCCCCGCCCAGGCCGCGGCGCGGCTGGTCACCGGCCCCTCGATCGAGAAATCCGTCGCGCCGCTGCGCAGCTTCGTCTCGGAACCGCTGCGCTGGGGCCGGCTGTTCCTGGTGGGCGATGCCGCGCATATCGTGCCGCCGACCGGGGCCAAGGGGCTGAACCTGGCGGTGTCGGACGTGTTCTACCTGCATCAGGCGCTGATTGCGGCGCTGAAGCAGGGCGATCAGGCAGGGCTCGACGCCTATTCCGACCGCGCGCTGGCGCGGATCTGGAAGGCCATGCGCTTCAGCTGGCAGATGACCATGATGCTGCACCGTTTCGACGGCGAGGACGGCTTCGCCGCGCAGATGCGCCGCGCCACCCTGGCGCATCTGGCGGAATCCGACACCGCGCGCCGCGAACTGGCCGAAAACTACGTCGGCCTGCCCTATTGAGCTGGCCGCCGGGCCGGGAAGGCGCAGCGCGATGAACAGCGCCGCGAAGTCGCAATCCTCGCGGAAGGCGGGATAAAGGATCGCGCCCGACATGATGGCCGCGCCGCTCGAACATCAGCGCGGTGCGCATCCAGTCGTGGTCGCGCAGGAACAGGTTGCGGCGTTCGAAGATCGGCAGATGCGGCAGCAGCGGGGCGCCGCCCGCGACCACCCGGACCGGGTTGCCGCAGGCATGGCTGTCGATGCAGAAGAAGCGGTGGCGCAGGGAACGTCCTCGTGAAGGGGTTGGCGGTTGCTCGATTCCGGCCCGCCGCTCCCGAATCGCCAGCGTGGCCTTGGCGGCGGCAGTCTTTTCGGATCGAGGAAGGCGCGATAGATGCGGGTCGGTTCGAAATCCACCGCGGGCCGGGCGAAGGGCGGGAGAGCCCGAATTCCTCGGCCGGTTCCTGCTCGTCGATCATGGCCCCGGGCGCGATCTCCATGGCCAGGATGCGGCGGCGCAACGCATCCGCACACCCTTGCGATCGGTCGTCGCGGCCGCAGGCTTCTGCGCCGTCATGGACGGATCTTCCCGATCATCTGCAGCCAAAACGCCGCCCTTTCTGCAAATCTTTTGTAGATACAATGGCTATTCTTTGTAGCATATCAATATGCTCCGCCATGGCTGCGCAGCAGGCCGCGCCTGTGCGCGGCCTTGCTCGATTCTCGAACCCGGACGACACATCCGCCGCGGCCCTTCCTACCTCTGGGACGAGAAATTGGTCTTGAGATAGGTCAGGATCAGCGCCCTGGTCTCCTCATCGGGCTCGACCATGCCCTGCTCCTCGACCATCCAGGCCCACAGCTCGTCCCAGCGATGGTCGGTGACGCGCTGCTGCTTGATGATCTCGGTCGAATGGCAGGCGACGCATTGGTAATAGGTCTCCTCGGCGCCCTCGCCGTCGGGCAGGCCGCCGAATTCCTCGTTCCCCGCCCGCGCCTCGCCCGCATCCGCCTTGGCACGGATCGCCGTCATCGGGTCGAGCGGATTCGCGCCGGCCGGCCGGCCCGCCAGCGCCTGCATCGGATCGGGCCGCACCTCGGCCGCAGCCAGCCCGGCCCCCAGCACCAGCACGGCCAGAGCGGCGGCAAATGTCTTGATGATTCTGGACATCGCGGCCACCCCTCACGCGACCGCGACCAGCGCGATGCGGTGCTGGATGTTGTTGGCATAGCCGCGCGGGTTCCAGGCCGGGGACAGCGGCGGCTGGCCGATGCCATCCTGGTCGGTGGCCCGCGCCCAGACCTCGTAATAGCCATGCTGCGGCAGGGTCAGCTGCGCGCGCCAGCGCTGCCAGGCAAAGCGGTTCGGCGGCGGCTCCAGCGCGGCCTCCTGCCAGGTCTGGCCGAAATCCAGCGAGACATGCACCGAGGCGACGTCGCCCTTGCCGCACCAGGCATGGCCGCGCACCTCGACCGTCTCGCCCGCCTTCACCTCGGTCCCGGTCTCGGGGAAGGTGACGATGGACTTCACCGGCATCTCGGTCAGCACCACCATGTCCTGCTCGGGCACCTCGGTGCCGGGCGCGACAGGATAGGCCGGGATGCGATAGGAATCGCCGGTCATCTTGGCGCCGTCATGCTCCCTGTCGCGGACCCGGATGCGGTTGAGGTATTTCTGCGAGACCGAGGCCGGATAGCCCGGCACCACCAGCCGCAGCGGAAAGCCGTGCAGCGCCGGCAGCGGCTCGCCGTTCATCGCCCAGGCAATGATCGCATCCTCCTCCAGCGCCTTTTCGATCGGCACGCCGCGCGAGATGACCTCCTGCTCCTCGTCGCCGCTCAGATGCACGTCGTTGCCGTAATGCCCGGTATAGACGGCGCTGTCCTTGACGCCCGCCGCCTTCAGCACGTCGGCCAGCCGCACGCCGGTCCATTCCGGGCAGCCGACCGCGCCGACGGTCCATTGGTTGCCCGAGGTGCCGGGCTGGAAGAAGGCCCGGCCATTGCCGCCGCATTCGATCACCAGCCGCCGGGTGACGGTCTCGAAGCGCGCCTTCAGCGCGTCGATGGTCAGCTCCAGCGGCGTCTCGACCTCGCCGTCGACGGTCAGCGTCCAGCCCTCGGCGTCCTGGTCCAGCGCCGTCTGCGGGACAAGGCCGTTCATGCGGATGAACAGCCGTTCATAGGGCGTGATGTCGTCGTCCAGCAGATGCGCCGGGGTCTCGGCATTCAGCGGCCGGTCGCCCAGCACCACCAGCCCCTGCTTGCCCGCCATCAGGTCGAGGCCGGTGTCCTGGGCCAGCGCAGCGGGCACGAAGCCTGCGGGCAGGTTGCGCTCGAACGGGACGGCCATGCCCAGGATGGTCCCCAGCGCCGTCAGGCCGGTCCTGCCGAGAAAGCGACGCCGCGCGGGGTCCGTCGCATCCGCGGCGCGGGGGGTTTCAGGGTTTCCAGGCTGTTCGGTCATGGCTTCTCCTCCTCTTGGCACGCCCTTTCGGACGCGGCCGGCTGCTTGCGATTGCGGGGCCGATCACCGATCGGTGGCCCGGGTTGAAACGTAACGCGCCAGGATCGAAAAACGTGCAATCATGGGGCAAAATCCGGTTCCGGCTCCGCGCGGCTCATATTTGAGTTTGCATGGCGGTTATTGCTGTTGCATTGACGATATCGTTGACGGAGCATCCTCTGGAGAGGTCGTTTGCTGGTTTGGCGAGGCCCTGGAGGATGGGTCCGATGGCGATGAGGCCGCCCAGGCGCTGGGCGATCTTGTAGCCGATATTGCCCGAGGCCAGGTCGGGAAAGACGAAGACGTTCGGCCGGCCGGTCAGGCGGCTTGCCGGGGCCTTCCTCGCCCGGATCGCCTCGTCCAGCGCCGCGTCGAACTGCAGCTCGCCGTCGACCTCCAGATCCGGGGCGGCGGCGCGGATCAGCGCCAGCGCCTCGCGCAGCCGCCCCAGGCTGGGATGATCGGCCGAGCCGGCGGTCGAGAAGGACAAGAGCGCCACCCGCGGCGTCTCGGCCAGGAGCCGCCGGCAGCTCTCGGCCGCCGACAGCGCGATGGCGGCGAGCTCGGCCGCGTCGGGCTGGATCACCAGCCCGCAATCGGCAAAGATCATGCCGCCCCGGACCGGCGCCCCGGGCCCGCAGGACAGCATCAGGAAGAAGCTCGACACGATCCCGGCATCGGGGGCCCGGCCGATGACCTGCAGGGCCGCGCGCACCGTGTCGGCGGTGGTGGCGACCGCGCCGCCCACCGTGCCGTCGGCCTGGCCCAGCCGCACCCGCATCGCCGCCTGGCGGATCGGGTCGCGCATCTCGGAAAGCGCGCGTTCGGCGGTCATGCCCTTGGCGGCGCGCAGCCGGTGCCAGTGGTCGGCCAGCTCGGCCAGGTCGGGCGCGCCCGCCGGGTCTATGCGGCCCACGCCGGGGATCTCGGGCCCGCCCAGCAGGGTGACGCGGGCCAGCCCCTCGGCCACCAGCCGGCGGGCGGCCTCGGCGACGCGCGGGTCCCCGCCCTCGGGCAGGATGATGTGGCGGTCCAGGGCCTTCGCGGCCTCGTGGATGCGCTCGAGCGGTTTCATGGCACTACCCCCAGAAATGCAGGCCGGCGACGACGAAGACGCCCAGGAACACGGTCTCGGCCACGATCAGCGCGATGGCGCCGCCCCCGACCTCGAGCATCCTGCCGAGCGAGGTCTTGATGCCGACCGCGGCGATCGAGATCAGCAGCGCCCAGCGGGAAAGCTGCCCGGCAAGCGCCGAGACCGGCTGCGGGATCAGCCCGGCGCTGTTCAGCGCCGCCAGCGCCAGGAAGCCCAGCACGAAGCCCGGCAAGAGCGGCGGCGCCTTGCCGCCCCCGGCATCGGCCAGCCCGCGCGCCCGGATCGCCAGCGAGAAGCACAGCACCACCGGCGCCAGCATCGAGACGCGGATCAGCTTGACCAGCGTCGCGGTCTCGCCGGCCTCGGGGCCGACCGAGAAGCCGGCGCCGACCACCTGGGCCACGTCGTGGATGGTGCCGCCCAAAAAGACGCCGCTGTCGCGCGCCGTGAAGCCGAAGGCGTTCGACAGCATCGGGTAGAGCACCATGGCCAGGGTCGAGAGCACGGTGACCGAGAGCACGGTGAAGACCAGGTCGCGCTCGGATTTCTCGTGCCGGGGCAGGACCGCGGCGATGGCCATGGCCGCCGAGGCGCCGCAGATCGCCACCGCGCCGCCGGTCAGCAGCGCGAAGCGCCAGCCGCGGCCGACGAGGCGGGTGGCGAGGAGCGCGAAGAGGATGGTCAGCACCACCCCCGCGACCACCAGCGCGATGGCGCGCGGCCCCAGCCCGCTCAGCATCTCGACCGAGATCCGCGCGCCGAGCAGCGCCACCCCGAGCCGCAGCACGGTGCGGGCGGTGAAGGCGATGCCGGGCGCGGTGCGGGTGCCCTCCTCGGCCAGGAAGTTCAGCGCCAGGCCCAGGAGCAGCGCCAGCAGCATGGCCGGGGCGCCGTAATGGTCCGACAGGAACTGCGCCGTGGCCGCGACCAGCGCCGAGACCGCGAAGCCCGGGAAGGCCTCGCCGAGCAGGCTGCGCGAAGGGATCAGGGTGGTCATCATCGTCGTCACCGGGATGCGGGGATGGGGCCGGGGCGGGGGCCGCGCCGGGTCGTCGTCGGAAGGGCGTCATGCGCCCCGGGAGAGGGCCTCATGGGCGGGTGTGTCCGGCGGTCCTGCGGTCCTTCCCGGCCGCCGAGGGGGGCGCTGCCCCCCTCGCGCTTGCCCGGCCCCCTCGACGGGGCCCGGCAAGCGCCCCCCGGAGTATTTGGGAAACGGTGAAAGCCAGGGGGCGCCGGCGCCCTGCGCCGCCTTTCCGCGTCAGGCCGCGCCCTTTTGCGGGCGCATGTCGGCCGGGTCGATGCCGGCCACCACCACCGGCTTCTTCATCGCGTCGCGGCGGAAGGGCTCGCCCAGCTCCTGGTTCAGCAGCACCTCGATGAAGGTGGTCTCGCCGTCCCGCATCTGCCGCTCGACCGCCTCGTGCAGGGCCGCGGTCAGCTCCTCCTGCGACTTGACCTGCACGCCGACGAGCCCGCAGGCCCGGGCGATGCCGGCATAGGAGGTGTCGCGGTCGAGCTCGGTGCCGACGAAGTTGTTGTCGTACCACAGCGTCGTGTTGCGCTTTTCCGCGCCCCATTGGTAGTTGCGGAAGATCACCATGGTGATCGCCGGCCAGTCCGCGCGCCCGCAGGCGGTCATCTCGTTCATCGAGATGCCGAAGGCGCCGTCGCCGGCAAAGCCGATCACCGGCACCTCGGGATTGCCGATCTTGGCGCCCAGGATCGCCGGGAAGCCGTAGCCGCAGGGACCGAAGAGCCCCGGCGCCAGGTATTTGCGCCCGGCCTCGAAGCTTGGATAGGCATTGCCGATGGCGCAGTTGTTGCCGATGTCCGAGCTGACGATCGCCTCCTTCGGCACCGCCTGCATGATCGCCCGCCAGGCCTGGCGCGGGCTCATCAGCCCGGCGTCGCGGACCCGCGCCTCGGCGTTCCATTCGGTGCCCGGATCGTCCTCCTCGTGGTCGAGGCTCGAAAGCTCCTGCGCCCAGCGGGACTTGGTCTGCGCGATGAGATCCTTGCGTTCCTGCCGTCCGGCATCGCCCGCCGCGGGGGCGAGCTGCGCCAGGACGGCGCGCGCCACCTTGGCCGCATCGCCCTGGATGCCCACCGTGACCTTCTTGGTCAGGCCGATGCGGTCGGCATTGATGTCGACCTGGATGATCCTGGCCTCCTTCGGCCAGTAGTCGATGCCGTAGCCCGGCAGGGTCGAGAACGGGTTCAATCGCGTCCCCAGCGCCAGCACCACATCGGCCTTCTGGATGATCTCCATCCCGGCCTTCGAGCCGTTGTAGCCCAGCGGCCCCATGGCCAGCGGGTGGCTGCCCGGGAAGCTGTCATTGTGCTGGTAATTGCTGCAGACCGGCGCATCCAGCCGCTCGGCCAGCTTCACCAGATCCGGGATCGCCCCCGACAGCACCACCCCGGCGCCCGACAGGATGACCGGGAAGCTGGCCTCGCTGAGCAGCCTTGCCGCCTCGGCCACCGCCTGCTCGCCGCCCGCGGGCCGCTCGAAGGCCACCACCTGCGGCAGTTCCACGTCGATCACCTGGGTCCAGAAGTCGCGCGGGATGTTGATCTGCGCCGGCGCCGAGTTGCGCCAGGCCTGCATGATCACCCGGTTCAGCACCTCGGGGATGCGGCTCGCGTCGCGCACCTCCTCCTGGTAGCAGACGCAATCGGCAAAGAGCCGCATCTGCTCCATCTCCTGGAAGCCGCCCTGGCCGATGGTCCGGTTCGCCGCCTGCGGCGTCACCAGCAGAAGCGGCGTGTGGTTCCAGTAGGCGGTCTTCACCGGCGTCACGAAGCCCGTCACCCCGGGGCCGTTCTGCGCGATCGCCATCGACATCTTGCCGGTCGAGCGCGTGAACCCGTCCGCCATCAGACCCGCATTCGTCTCATGCGCGCAATCCCAGAACCTGATCCCAGCCTTCGGAAACAGATCCGACACAGGCATCATCGCAGAGCCGATGATCCCGAAAGCATGCTCGATCCCGTGAAGCTGCAATACCTTAACAAAAGATTCCTCAGTCGTCATTCGCATGGCTGTTTCCTCGTCCTTCAGGCGGCTTTGTCGATACCGGCGCGGGGTCCCGCGCCGGTTTCGGCGCGACGGTCGTCAAGGACCATGCGCGCCAGCTTGGCGCCGATCATCATCGCGGGCGCATTGGTGTTGCCCGAGACGATCTCGGGCATGATCGAGCAATCGGCCACCCGCAGGCCGCGGATGCCGCGCACCCGCAGACGCGGGTCCACCACGGCGCGCGCGTCCGCGCCCATGCGGCAGGTGCCGGTTGGGTGGTAGATCGTGGTCGAGTTCATCCGCGCCCAGGCCAGCACCTCGTCATAGCCCTGCACCTTGGCGGTTGGCCGGAACTCCTCGGAAATGGCGGATTTCAGCGGCTCGGTGCGCGCCAGCTTGCGGGCGATCTCGATGCCGGCGACCAGCGTGTCGCGGTCGGTCTGAGTGGCCAGGTAGTTCGGCTCGATCAGCGGCGCCTCCAGCGGATCGGCCGAGCGCAGCGTGATGGTGCCGCGGCTTTCCGGGCGCAGCTGGCAGACCGATTGCGTGAAGGCCGAGAAGGGATGCACCCCCTCGCCGGGGCTGTCGGCAGACCAGGGCTGGATGTGGAACTGGATGTCGGGCGTCGCCAGCCCCGGCCGGGTGCGCAGGAAGCCGAAGACCAGGCTGGCCGCCATGGTCATCGGCCCGCTGCGGAACAGCGCGTATTCCAGCCCGATCCGCGCCTTGTTCATCAGGCTGCGCACCTCGTCGTTCAGCGTCGCCTCGCGGCATTTGAACACCAGCCGGGCCTGCAGGTGGTCCTGCAGGTTGCGGCCGACCTCGGGCGCGTCATGGGCGACCGCGATGCCGTGGTCGCGCAGATGCGCGGCATCGCCCACGCCCGAGAGCATCAGGATCTGCGGCGAGCCGATGGCGCCGGCACACAGGATCACCTCGCGCGCGGCGCGGATCACCTGGCGGCTGCCGTCGGGGCGCCGGATCTCGACCCCGGTGGCGCGGCCCTGCTCGATCACCACGCGGCGCACCTGGGCGTTGGTGACGACCCGCAGGTTCTGCCGGTGGCGGATCGGCTTGAGGAAGGCGACCGCCGCCGAGCAGCGCCGGCCCTTGTCCACGGTCAGCTGGAAATGGCCGACGCCGTCCTGCACCGGGCCGTTGTAATCGGGGTTGTAGGGGATGCCGTTGGCCTTGGCCGCCTCGATCCACAATTCGCAGATGCGGCGGCGCAGGCGCGGGTCCGAGACCTGCAAGGCGCCATGCGTGCCGCGCCCCTCGCCCTCGCCGCGCTGAAAGGTTTCCAACTCCTCGAAGATCGGGCCGACCTCGCGCCAGGACCAGCCCTCGTTGCCCATCTGCGCCCAGTGGTCGTAATCCTCGCGCTGGCCGCGGACATAGAGCAGCCCGTTCAGCGAGGACGAGCCGCCCAGAACCTTGCCGCGCGGCCAGTGCAGCGAACGGCCGTTCAGCCCCGGATCGGGCTCGGTCTCGTAGCACCAGTCGAAGTCCGGGTTATGCATGGTGCGGAAATAGCCGACCGGGATATGGATCCAGGGGCTCGAGTCGCGGTTGCCGGCTTCCAGCAGGGTGACGCGGATCGCGGGATCGGCGGACAGCCGGTTGGCGACGACGCAGCCCGCCGAACCCGCGCCCACGACCACATAATCCGGCAACTCTGATTCATGGCTCATGATTTCATCCCTTGCGGGGCGGTTGCGCCCCCGAATTCCTGAAGGTCGCGGGCGGCCCGGGGCGGGCCGCCCGGCATGTGCTCAGCGGCGCTCGCGCCGGCCGATGAGAATGGCGCAGAGCATCGAGACCAGCCCGGCAAAGACCACATAGGCGCAAAGCCAGAACGGATCGTTGTCGTTCGCCGCCATCAGCCAGGTGGCGATCATCGGCGTGATGCCCGAGGCGAAGATGCCCGAGAACTGGTAGACGAAGGACACGCCGGTATAGCGCACGCTGGGATCGAACAGGTCCGAGAACAGCGCCGCCTCGGGGCCGTAGCACATCGGGTAGACGATGCCGAAGGGCAGCACGATGCCCAGCACCACCAGCAGCGGATCGCCCGAGGACATCAGCGCAAAGGCCGGGAACACGCTCAGCGCCAGCAGGGCCGAGCCCATCGCATAGGTCCGCGGCCGCCCGACCCGGTCCGACAGCCGGCCGAAGAACGGGATGCAGACCACCATCACGATGGCCGCGCCGCAGACCGTCCATAGCGCGAAGGACCGCTCCATCCCCACATATTTCGTGAGGTAGAGGATCGAGAACACCGCAAAGACGTTGAAGAACACGCCGTCGATATAGCGCGCACCCATGCCCAGCGTGACATTGCCCGGATAGCGCTTGATCATGTCGACGAAGGGCAGGCCCTGGTCCTTGGCCCGCGATGCCGCCTTGGCCTTCTTGAACTCGGGGCTTTCGCCGATATTGCTGCGGATCCAGGTGCCCAGCAGCACCAGCACGATCGAGGCGACGAAAGCGGTGCGCCAGCCCCAGGCCATGAAGGCCTCGTCCGGCAGCATGGTCAAGAGCGCCATCACGCCCGAGGCCATGAACAGGCCCAGCGACAGGCCGATCTGCGGGATCGAGGCGTAGAAGCCGCGCTTGTGCTCGGGCGCGAATTCATAGGCCATCAGCACCGCCCCGCCCCATTCGCCGCCGATGCCGATGCCCTGCGCCACCCGCAGCAGCAAAAGCAGGATCGGCGCCAGGATGCCGATCTGGTCATAGGTCGGCAAAAGGCCGATCAGCACGGTGGCGCCGCCCATCAGCAACAGCGTGATGACCAGCATGGTCTTGCGGCCGATGCGGTCGCCGAAATGGCCGAAGACCAGCCCGCCCAGCGGCCGGGCGACGAAGCCCACCGCGAAGGTCGCATAGGCCAGCAGCACCGAGATCGTCGGGTCGTCGGCCGGAAAATACAGCTTGTTGAAGACGATGCCGGCGACGACGCCGTAAAGAAAGAAATCGTACCACTCGATGGTCGATCCCACGAGGCTTGCGAAGACCACCTTCTTGACATCGTGCTCCCGGTCGCCAAACGCGTTGGCGCCAGCGGTTGTGACCGCCATGACATCCTCCCTGATGCTGCGACGTTGTTCGATTGTTCAGCTGTGCCCCGGCAAACTCCTCCTTTTGCCGGCGGACCCACGTTGCCCCAGCCTGCCGAGTCATGTCAAAGTATTTTTGGTAGTACTGCTCTCATTTTTATATATCCATGTTTCACAGCCGGCGGTTGGAGCGGCGCCGGCAACCATGTAGAGTCGGGTCGGGTAAACGACGGAAACAGCCGATCATGACGAGTATCCAGGACAAGTCCGCCCTGCCGCCGAGCTTCCGGAATCTGCAGATTCTCGAGGTTCTTGCCAGCGAGGGCCGGCCCCTGACCGCGACCGAGATCAACGCCTCGCTGAACCTGCCGGTGCCGACCATCCACCGGCTGGTCGGCAATCTGGAAGCCGAGGGCTTCCTGAGCCGCGACATCGACGGGCGCAGCTATCAGCCGGGGCCGAAGCTGCGGCAGATGATGCAGGGCGTGATCCGCTTCTGGCACCAGAACCTGCCGCAGCGCGACGTGTTGATTCGGCTGAACCAGCGCCTGGGCGAGACCTGCAACCTGTCGATCCCCGACGGCGACGCGATGCTCTATATCGACCGGGTCGAGACGCATTGGCCGCTGCGCATCCAGCTTCACATCGGCTCGCGCGTGCCGCTGCACGCCACGGCGGCGGGCAAGCTCGCCCTGTCGCAGATCAACGACGGCAGGCTGGAACGCTATCTGAAACGCGCCGAGCTGCGGGCCTATACGGCGCAGACACTCACCGATCCGGACCGGCTGCGCGAAGAGCTGCGCCAGATCCGGCAGCAGGGCTATTCGACCGATACCGGGGAATTCGTGCCCGGCATGATCGCCATGGCCGTGCCGGTGCTGGACCGCTCGGGGCAGATGATCGCCACCGTGTCCTTCCACGCCCCGGTGCAGCGGCTGACCCTGGACGAGGGGCTGAAATACCTGCCCGACCTGCGCGCGGCGGCCGAGGAACTGGCCGAGTTGATGTGAGGGGCGTCAGGGCCGGATCATCTCGGCGGCGATGCCGGTGCTGGTGCGCATGATCAGCTCCAGCTCGGCGCGGCTGCGAATCATGAAATCGGCATCCGGGCGCCCGATCGCCTCGACGATGGCCTGCCCGGCCGAAATGCC
It includes:
- the pobA gene encoding 4-hydroxybenzoate 3-monooxygenase, translated to MDTQVVIIGGGPSGLLLSQLLNRAGIATVILERASREHVLSRIRAGILEWGSVELLREAGVGARMDAEGIPHDGAWFTDADLMVHVDFKALTGRQVMVYGQTEVTHDLYDAQDAMGTTILHGVEDVRILDLDGPQAAVEYTQGGRRHRLSCAYVAGCDGFHGVSRRTIPEDRRREFERVYPFGWLGILSRTPPVADELIYANSPHGFALASMRNHNLVRYYVQVPLSDRVEDWPDDRFWAAFRRRIPAQAAARLVTGPSIEKSVAPLRSFVSEPLRWGRLFLVGDAAHIVPPTGAKGLNLAVSDVFYLHQALIAALKQGDQAGLDAYSDRALARIWKAMRFSWQMTMMLHRFDGEDGFAAQMRRATLAHLAESDTARRELAENYVGLPY
- a CDS encoding cytochrome C-552 — translated: MSRIIKTFAAALAVLVLGAGLAAAEVRPDPMQALAGRPAGANPLDPMTAIRAKADAGEARAGNEEFGGLPDGEGAEETYYQCVACHSTEIIKQQRVTDHRWDELWAWMVEEQGMVEPDEETRALILTYLKTNFSSQR
- a CDS encoding sulfite oxidase, which produces MTEQPGNPETPRAADATDPARRRFLGRTGLTALGTILGMAVPFERNLPAGFVPAALAQDTGLDLMAGKQGLVVLGDRPLNAETPAHLLDDDITPYERLFIRMNGLVPQTALDQDAEGWTLTVDGEVETPLELTIDALKARFETVTRRLVIECGGNGRAFFQPGTSGNQWTVGAVGCPEWTGVRLADVLKAAGVKDSAVYTGHYGNDVHLSGDEEQEVISRGVPIEKALEEDAIIAWAMNGEPLPALHGFPLRLVVPGYPASVSQKYLNRIRVRDREHDGAKMTGDSYRIPAYPVAPGTEVPEQDMVVLTEMPVKSIVTFPETGTEVKAGETVEVRGHAWCGKGDVASVHVSLDFGQTWQEAALEPPPNRFAWQRWRAQLTLPQHGYYEVWARATDQDGIGQPPLSPAWNPRGYANNIQHRIALVAVA
- the pta gene encoding phosphate acetyltransferase produces the protein MKPLERIHEAAKALDRHIILPEGGDPRVAEAARRLVAEGLARVTLLGGPEIPGVGRIDPAGAPDLAELADHWHRLRAAKGMTAERALSEMRDPIRQAAMRVRLGQADGTVGGAVATTADTVRAALQVIGRAPDAGIVSSFFLMLSCGPGAPVRGGMIFADCGLVIQPDAAELAAIALSAAESCRRLLAETPRVALLSFSTAGSADHPSLGRLREALALIRAAAPDLEVDGELQFDAALDEAIRARKAPASRLTGRPNVFVFPDLASGNIGYKIAQRLGGLIAIGPILQGLAKPANDLSRGCSVNDIVNATAITAMQTQI
- a CDS encoding YeiH family protein, encoding MMTTLIPSRSLLGEAFPGFAVSALVAATAQFLSDHYGAPAMLLALLLGLALNFLAEEGTRTAPGIAFTARTVLRLGVALLGARISVEMLSGLGPRAIALVVAGVVLTILFALLATRLVGRGWRFALLTGGAVAICGASAAMAIAAVLPRHEKSERDLVFTVLSVTVLSTLAMVLYPMLSNAFGFTARDSGVFLGGTIHDVAQVVGAGFSVGPEAGETATLVKLIRVSMLAPVVLCFSLAIRARGLADAGGGKAPPLLPGFVLGFLALAALNSAGLIPQPVSALAGQLSRWALLISIAAVGIKTSLGRMLEVGGGAIALIVAETVFLGVFVVAGLHFWG
- the xsc gene encoding sulfoacetaldehyde acetyltransferase produces the protein MRMTTEESFVKVLQLHGIEHAFGIIGSAMMPVSDLFPKAGIRFWDCAHETNAGLMADGFTRSTGKMSMAIAQNGPGVTGFVTPVKTAYWNHTPLLLVTPQAANRTIGQGGFQEMEQMRLFADCVCYQEEVRDASRIPEVLNRVIMQAWRNSAPAQINIPRDFWTQVIDVELPQVVAFERPAGGEQAVAEAARLLSEASFPVILSGAGVVLSGAIPDLVKLAERLDAPVCSNYQHNDSFPGSHPLAMGPLGYNGSKAGMEIIQKADVVLALGTRLNPFSTLPGYGIDYWPKEARIIQVDINADRIGLTKKVTVGIQGDAAKVARAVLAQLAPAAGDAGRQERKDLIAQTKSRWAQELSSLDHEEDDPGTEWNAEARVRDAGLMSPRQAWRAIMQAVPKEAIVSSDIGNNCAIGNAYPSFEAGRKYLAPGLFGPCGYGFPAILGAKIGNPEVPVIGFAGDGAFGISMNEMTACGRADWPAITMVIFRNYQWGAEKRNTTLWYDNNFVGTELDRDTSYAGIARACGLVGVQVKSQEELTAALHEAVERQMRDGETTFIEVLLNQELGEPFRRDAMKKPVVVAGIDPADMRPQKGAA
- a CDS encoding GMC family oxidoreductase, with protein sequence MSHESELPDYVVVGAGSAGCVVANRLSADPAIRVTLLEAGNRDSSPWIHIPVGYFRTMHNPDFDWCYETEPDPGLNGRSLHWPRGKVLGGSSSLNGLLYVRGQREDYDHWAQMGNEGWSWREVGPIFEELETFQRGEGEGRGTHGALQVSDPRLRRRICELWIEAAKANGIPYNPDYNGPVQDGVGHFQLTVDKGRRCSAAVAFLKPIRHRQNLRVVTNAQVRRVVIEQGRATGVEIRRPDGSRQVIRAAREVILCAGAIGSPQILMLSGVGDAAHLRDHGIAVAHDAPEVGRNLQDHLQARLVFKCREATLNDEVRSLMNKARIGLEYALFRSGPMTMAASLVFGFLRTRPGLATPDIQFHIQPWSADSPGEGVHPFSAFTQSVCQLRPESRGTITLRSADPLEAPLIEPNYLATQTDRDTLVAGIEIARKLARTEPLKSAISEEFRPTAKVQGYDEVLAWARMNSTTIYHPTGTCRMGADARAVVDPRLRVRGIRGLRVADCSIMPEIVSGNTNAPAMMIGAKLARMVLDDRRAETGAGPRAGIDKAA
- a CDS encoding MFS transporter encodes the protein MAVTTAGANAFGDREHDVKKVVFASLVGSTIEWYDFFLYGVVAGIVFNKLYFPADDPTISVLLAYATFAVGFVARPLGGLVFGHFGDRIGRKTMLVITLLLMGGATVLIGLLPTYDQIGILAPILLLLLRVAQGIGIGGEWGGAVLMAYEFAPEHKRGFYASIPQIGLSLGLFMASGVMALLTMLPDEAFMAWGWRTAFVASIVLVLLGTWIRSNIGESPEFKKAKAASRAKDQGLPFVDMIKRYPGNVTLGMGARYIDGVFFNVFAVFSILYLTKYVGMERSFALWTVCGAAIVMVVCIPFFGRLSDRVGRPRTYAMGSALLALSVFPAFALMSSGDPLLVVLGIVLPFGIVYPMCYGPEAALFSDLFDPSVRYTGVSFVYQFSGIFASGITPMIATWLMAANDNDPFWLCAYVVFAGLVSMLCAILIGRRERR
- a CDS encoding IclR family transcriptional regulator — encoded protein: MTSIQDKSALPPSFRNLQILEVLASEGRPLTATEINASLNLPVPTIHRLVGNLEAEGFLSRDIDGRSYQPGPKLRQMMQGVIRFWHQNLPQRDVLIRLNQRLGETCNLSIPDGDAMLYIDRVETHWPLRIQLHIGSRVPLHATAAGKLALSQINDGRLERYLKRAELRAYTAQTLTDPDRLREELRQIRQQGYSTDTGEFVPGMIAMAVPVLDRSGQMIATVSFHAPVQRLTLDEGLKYLPDLRAAAEELAELM